In one window of Flavobacterium ginsengisoli DNA:
- a CDS encoding PorP/SprF family type IX secretion system membrane protein, with amino-acid sequence MIKNIKKVFAIITLFSVYGAFAQQDPQYTQYMYNTLTVNSAYAGSLGHLAITGIYRTQWVGIEGAPDTQSFSLDTPVGKNVGLGISVVNEEIGPTDEQYLDANFSYTIKSGETHKLSFGIKGGGRVINIDWSKGSYKDPDVQFRENITNKFLPVIGAGLYWHGERDYIGVSIPNFMTRERYTYDDISEDLVNQRIHVYLIGGYVFDLSAHTKFKPALFLKYVAGAPMIADISANFMFNNALTLGVSYRTSDSVSGLVGIQITPMIMAGYAYDYTTTALQNYNSGTHEIMLRFELVSRKKGLKSPRFF; translated from the coding sequence ATGATTAAAAATATAAAAAAGGTTTTCGCGATAATAACTCTATTCTCGGTATATGGAGCCTTTGCACAGCAAGACCCGCAATACACGCAGTATATGTACAACACACTCACCGTAAACTCGGCTTATGCCGGTTCGCTGGGACATTTAGCTATAACAGGAATTTACAGAACACAATGGGTTGGTATTGAAGGTGCTCCAGACACTCAAAGTTTTTCTCTGGATACACCAGTCGGAAAAAATGTAGGTCTTGGAATTTCAGTCGTAAACGAAGAAATCGGACCTACAGACGAACAATATCTAGATGCCAATTTCTCCTACACCATTAAATCTGGAGAAACACACAAGCTTTCCTTTGGAATAAAAGGCGGCGGACGTGTGATTAATATCGATTGGTCTAAAGGAAGTTACAAAGATCCCGATGTACAGTTTCGTGAAAACATTACCAACAAATTCCTTCCTGTTATTGGAGCTGGATTGTATTGGCACGGAGAGAGAGATTATATCGGAGTTTCAATTCCGAATTTTATGACCCGAGAGCGCTACACTTACGATGATATCAGCGAAGATTTAGTCAATCAGAGAATACACGTTTATCTTATTGGAGGTTATGTTTTTGACCTTTCGGCACATACCAAATTCAAACCTGCTCTTTTCCTAAAATATGTGGCTGGCGCTCCAATGATTGCCGATATATCTGCCAATTTTATGTTCAACAATGCTCTAACGCTCGGTGTTTCCTATCGTACATCAGATTCTGTGAGCGGTCTCGTTGGAATACAAATCACGCCAATGATTATGGCTGGTTACGCTTACGATTACACTACAACCGCATTGCAGAATTACAATAGCGGAACGCACGAAATTATGCTTCGTTTTGAACTGGTTTCACGCAAAAAAGGACTAAAATCACCAAGATTCTTTTAA
- a CDS encoding OmpA family protein, translating to MKRTITILALLVLQLIHSQTKNKTADALFDKMYYVEAAKSYELSINNGDASKETLQRLGDAYYFNTKMSSASKWYGKLIADYPNEVSAEYLFRYAQSLQGIQNYELAKKWMKSFAEKQKSTDPRAKNFSLKNVTLEDIENIKPSFLLENLDINTANSDFGPMYYKGDLVYSTTADSSYWKTDRYGWNDQPYLNMQLGKISETQSNVTFKERFGKDITTKYHEACIAFSPDEKTIYFTRNNYNGKLKRDSKGINNLKIYSATAVENQNGTTQWTDIKELPFNSDNYSVGHPSVSKDGKKLYFVSDMPGTIGSTDIFVVDILGNNQFSEPKNLGEKINTTGREMFPYITDQALYFSSDGFLGLGGLDVFESRLNDGAFDTPANLGAPLNSNRDDFGYIVNEATNKGFVCSNRKTGKGDDDIYSFERSCNQAISGYVYDAISNNRIAGAMVTLKNANGIKVAETVSQLDGRYDFNNNVNCNTPYTIEVTKDNYNANTKAIVTANSSGKTEALVGLDPALIARENGVLKIKIGIIFFDLDKSDIRYDAAIELNKVVLLMHQYNSIVIKIESHTDSRANDQYNLELSDRRAKATRDYLISQRVAPERIESAIGYGETQLINNCSNGVPCTEAQHQVNRRSEFIITKM from the coding sequence ATGAAAAGAACAATTACTATACTCGCATTATTGGTTTTACAGCTGATTCATTCGCAAACCAAAAACAAAACTGCCGATGCTCTTTTTGATAAGATGTATTATGTTGAAGCCGCAAAATCGTATGAACTTTCCATCAACAATGGAGATGCTTCCAAAGAAACACTTCAGCGACTTGGAGACGCTTATTATTTCAATACAAAAATGTCCAGTGCTTCAAAATGGTACGGAAAGCTAATTGCTGACTATCCGAATGAAGTTTCTGCGGAATATTTATTTCGTTACGCACAGTCGCTGCAAGGAATTCAGAATTATGAACTGGCAAAAAAATGGATGAAAAGTTTCGCCGAAAAGCAAAAATCCACAGATCCTAGGGCTAAGAATTTTTCTCTTAAAAATGTCACTTTAGAAGATATTGAAAATATAAAACCTTCTTTTCTGCTAGAAAATTTAGACATAAATACTGCTAATTCCGATTTTGGGCCAATGTATTACAAAGGCGACTTGGTTTATTCTACTACTGCTGATTCTTCCTATTGGAAAACAGATCGATACGGATGGAACGATCAGCCTTATCTGAATATGCAACTGGGAAAAATAAGCGAAACGCAATCTAATGTCACTTTTAAAGAACGCTTTGGAAAGGACATTACAACCAAGTATCACGAGGCTTGCATTGCCTTTTCTCCAGATGAAAAAACAATTTACTTTACACGAAATAATTATAACGGGAAATTAAAACGTGACAGTAAAGGCATTAACAATCTGAAAATCTACTCGGCAACGGCTGTAGAAAATCAAAATGGAACCACGCAATGGACCGACATTAAAGAATTGCCCTTCAATAGTGACAATTACTCAGTCGGACATCCATCTGTAAGCAAAGATGGTAAAAAGCTGTATTTCGTTTCGGATATGCCCGGAACAATTGGTTCTACCGATATTTTTGTGGTTGATATTTTGGGCAATAATCAATTCTCTGAACCCAAAAATTTAGGCGAAAAAATAAATACGACAGGACGCGAGATGTTCCCATACATTACCGATCAGGCGCTGTATTTTTCTTCTGACGGATTTTTAGGATTAGGAGGTTTAGACGTATTTGAAAGCAGATTAAACGATGGCGCTTTTGACACACCAGCCAATCTAGGAGCACCATTAAACAGCAATAGAGATGATTTTGGTTATATCGTTAACGAAGCCACTAACAAAGGTTTTGTGTGCTCAAACAGAAAAACAGGAAAAGGCGATGATGATATTTACTCTTTTGAAAGATCGTGCAACCAAGCCATAAGCGGTTATGTTTATGATGCTATTTCAAACAACAGAATTGCCGGTGCAATGGTAACGCTTAAAAATGCAAACGGAATAAAAGTGGCTGAAACCGTTTCTCAGCTCGACGGAAGATATGATTTTAACAACAACGTAAATTGCAATACTCCATATACAATCGAGGTTACAAAGGACAATTATAACGCCAATACGAAAGCCATTGTTACGGCAAACAGCTCTGGAAAAACAGAAGCTCTTGTAGGTTTGGATCCTGCTTTAATTGCTCGGGAAAATGGAGTTTTGAAAATAAAAATCGGAATTATTTTCTTTGATTTAGACAAATCAGATATACGTTATGATGCTGCAATAGAATTAAATAAAGTAGTTCTCTTAATGCATCAGTATAACTCAATTGTTATAAAAATTGAATCGCACACCGACTCTCGTGCCAATGATCAATATAATTTAGAATTGTCAGACAGAAGAGCAAAAGCCACAAGAGATTATTTAATTTCCCAACGAGTTGCTCCAGAACGAATAGAAAGTGCAATAGGCTATGGAGAAACCCAATTAATCAATAATTGCTCCAATGGCGTTCCGTGTACAGAAGCGCAACATCAAGTCAATCGCCGAAGCGAATTCATCATCACAAAAATGTAA
- a CDS encoding 3-hydroxyacyl-ACP dehydratase FabZ family protein yields MTKKIEDLIPHRAPFLFVDEIISYTTDTIVGLKTFTDKDAWLQGSFPDFNFVPGTILIEAMAQCGGAGIKLLGIADGVFGLVSLDKVEFFGGVEFNKLVKFVVKNIRTSEKIIKQSGEAFDEDKLIMKGEWMCVKLQ; encoded by the coding sequence ATGACTAAAAAAATAGAAGACTTAATTCCGCATCGTGCTCCATTTCTCTTTGTAGATGAAATTATTTCTTATACAACAGACACAATCGTTGGTTTAAAGACGTTTACAGATAAAGATGCCTGGCTTCAGGGCAGTTTTCCCGATTTTAATTTTGTTCCGGGAACTATTTTGATCGAAGCTATGGCGCAATGTGGTGGTGCAGGAATAAAGCTTTTAGGAATCGCAGATGGCGTTTTTGGATTGGTTAGCTTAGATAAAGTGGAGTTTTTTGGAGGTGTTGAATTCAATAAACTCGTTAAATTTGTCGTAAAAAACATTCGTACAAGCGAAAAAATCATAAAACAATCTGGTGAAGCCTTTGATGAAGATAAGTTGATTATGAAAGGAGAATGGATGTGTGTGAAGCTTCAGTGA
- a CDS encoding glycoside hydrolase family 43 protein — MEIKKYFTLLSLFCVFVCCSQDKETVKKTTSKDQPILLADPTIFYENGVYYLYGTTTGDFPNGEGFQVYTSSDLKKWKGPIGAQNGLALKKGDAYGTKGFWAPQVFKSNNKFYMIYTADENIAIASSDSPLGPFKNDSKASMFNSGKQIDPFFFVDQDGKKYLYHVRLTNGNRIFVAELNNDFSGIKEETLKECISGVLPWENTQNVSWPVTEGPTVLKHNNLYYMIYSANDFRNPDYAVGYATASSPMGPWEKATESPIISRKDVGINGVGHGDVFYDKNGKMKYVLAYTF; from the coding sequence ATGGAAATAAAAAAATATTTTACGCTTTTAAGTCTGTTTTGTGTCTTTGTTTGTTGTTCTCAAGATAAAGAAACGGTTAAAAAAACGACTTCAAAAGATCAACCAATCTTGTTGGCAGATCCAACTATTTTTTACGAAAATGGAGTTTATTATTTGTACGGAACAACCACGGGAGATTTTCCTAATGGAGAAGGTTTTCAAGTGTACACTTCTTCCGATTTGAAAAAATGGAAAGGTCCTATTGGAGCGCAAAATGGACTGGCATTAAAAAAAGGAGACGCTTATGGAACGAAAGGTTTTTGGGCACCGCAAGTTTTTAAAAGCAACAATAAGTTTTATATGATTTATACTGCCGATGAGAATATTGCCATTGCAAGTAGTGATAGTCCGCTTGGGCCATTTAAAAACGATTCTAAGGCTTCAATGTTTAATTCGGGCAAACAGATTGATCCTTTCTTTTTTGTTGATCAGGACGGCAAAAAGTACCTTTATCACGTGCGTTTGACTAATGGAAACCGAATTTTTGTAGCTGAATTGAATAATGATTTCTCTGGAATAAAAGAAGAAACGCTGAAAGAATGTATTTCTGGTGTTCTGCCGTGGGAAAATACCCAGAATGTTTCATGGCCAGTTACAGAAGGTCCGACAGTTTTAAAACACAATAATCTGTATTATATGATTTATTCTGCAAACGATTTTAGAAATCCCGATTATGCAGTGGGTTATGCGACAGCTTCAAGTCCAATGGGACCTTGGGAAAAAGCAACTGAAAGTCCGATAATTAGCAGAAAAGATGTTGGCATAAATGGAGTAGGTCACGGTGATGTTTTTTATGATAAAAACGGAAAAATGAAGTATGTGCTCGCATACACATTTTAG
- a CDS encoding aldose epimerase family protein: protein MLAVLLLVLFQFNCKDNKKENTTSKESSEIKQDSIRTVLETKNFDTIIDGKKVSLYWIENKDIKVAFTNYGGRLVGLWVKDKNGKPTDVVVGMNSVKGFKNSTEPYFGATIGRVGNRVALGKFTLEGKQYQIPLNNGKNALHGGIKGFQDVVWNAEKTNENTLVFTYASPDGEQGFPGNLNVKVTYSITDDHAIKMEYEATTDKTTIVNLTNHAFFNLNGEGSGTILNHELQIYGDKFTPVDEGLIPTGELKSVKNTPFDFTSKHKIGERIENKDEQLKFGKGYDHNYVLNGAKKDGFVHAATIKGDVSGITLDIYTEEPGLQFYSGNFMQSKNTFKSGAKDDFRTAFALETQHFPDAPNQPKFPQITLKAGEKYHTVSLYQFSAK, encoded by the coding sequence TTGCTTGCAGTTTTGTTGCTTGTACTTTTCCAATTTAACTGTAAAGACAATAAAAAAGAAAATACGACTTCAAAAGAAAGCTCAGAAATCAAACAAGATTCGATAAGAACGGTTTTAGAGACTAAAAACTTCGACACAATAATCGATGGTAAAAAAGTCAGTTTGTATTGGATCGAAAATAAAGACATAAAAGTTGCTTTTACCAACTATGGCGGGCGATTAGTAGGTTTATGGGTTAAGGATAAAAATGGAAAACCAACCGATGTCGTAGTCGGAATGAATAGCGTAAAAGGCTTTAAAAACTCCACGGAACCTTACTTTGGTGCTACAATCGGAAGAGTTGGCAACAGAGTTGCATTAGGCAAATTTACGCTCGAAGGAAAGCAATATCAAATTCCGCTTAATAACGGAAAAAATGCGCTGCACGGTGGTATAAAAGGGTTTCAAGACGTTGTTTGGAATGCTGAAAAGACAAATGAGAATACGCTGGTTTTTACGTATGCTTCGCCAGATGGAGAACAAGGCTTTCCCGGAAATCTAAATGTAAAAGTAACTTATTCTATTACAGATGATCATGCAATAAAAATGGAATATGAAGCTACAACGGATAAAACTACGATTGTTAATTTAACCAATCATGCCTTTTTCAATTTGAATGGAGAAGGAAGCGGAACAATTTTAAATCACGAATTACAGATTTACGGAGATAAATTTACACCCGTTGATGAAGGTTTGATTCCGACTGGAGAATTGAAATCGGTAAAAAATACACCATTCGATTTTACATCAAAACATAAAATTGGCGAAAGAATAGAAAACAAAGACGAACAGCTGAAATTCGGAAAAGGTTATGACCATAATTATGTGCTTAATGGGGCTAAAAAAGACGGATTTGTTCATGCGGCAACGATTAAAGGTGATGTTTCAGGTATTACTTTAGATATTTATACAGAAGAGCCTGGATTACAATTTTATAGCGGAAACTTCATGCAAAGTAAAAACACCTTTAAATCAGGTGCTAAAGATGATTTTAGAACTGCTTTCGCTTTAGAAACACAGCACTTTCCAGATGCGCCAAATCAGCCAAAATTCCCTCAAATAACTTTAAAGGCAGGAGAGAAGTATCATACGGTTTCTTTGTATCAATTTTCGGCTAAATAG
- a CDS encoding glycoside hydrolase family 43 protein — MKKYLILFLFTTISFAQQKTFTNPILPSGADPYSTYYKGYYYYTNTLGNKLVLWKTKDLSDIKNAESKVIWTPPKNTNYSAEIWAPEFHIINGKWYCYFAADNGDNNNHRMYVLENKSSDPFEGKFEFKGKIGAKTDKWAIDGNVFEYKKQLYMIWAGWEGDKNGQQNIYIAKMKNPLEIDGDRVMISAPTNDWETHGALHDEVNPPQVNVNEGPQFLERNGKIFIVFSASGCWTDFYALGLLTFTGTDNLLDANAWKKSPEPIFKQSEKNKVYAPGHNSFFKSPDGKEDWILYHANSNPGEGCGNKRSPRMQKIEWDANGFPVLGEPVSEGMPLAIPSN, encoded by the coding sequence ATGAAAAAATATCTAATCCTTTTCCTGTTCACAACGATAAGTTTCGCACAGCAAAAAACATTCACTAACCCAATCCTTCCGTCGGGAGCAGATCCTTACAGTACGTATTACAAAGGCTACTATTACTACACCAACACACTTGGAAACAAATTGGTTTTGTGGAAAACAAAAGATCTTTCGGATATTAAAAATGCAGAAAGCAAAGTGATTTGGACACCGCCCAAAAACACCAATTATTCGGCAGAAATCTGGGCGCCTGAGTTTCATATCATTAATGGAAAATGGTATTGCTATTTCGCGGCAGATAATGGCGATAATAACAATCACAGAATGTATGTTTTAGAAAATAAATCTTCAGATCCGTTTGAAGGGAAATTTGAATTTAAAGGCAAAATCGGCGCGAAAACCGATAAATGGGCAATTGACGGAAATGTTTTTGAATATAAAAAACAGCTGTACATGATTTGGGCAGGCTGGGAAGGAGACAAAAACGGTCAGCAGAATATTTACATTGCCAAAATGAAAAATCCGTTAGAGATTGATGGCGATCGCGTTATGATTTCTGCACCAACAAACGATTGGGAAACACACGGAGCTTTGCACGATGAGGTGAATCCGCCGCAGGTAAATGTGAACGAAGGGCCACAGTTTTTAGAAAGAAACGGAAAAATCTTCATTGTGTTTTCGGCAAGTGGATGCTGGACCGATTTCTATGCTTTAGGACTGTTAACCTTTACGGGCACAGATAATTTGCTAGATGCAAATGCTTGGAAGAAATCTCCTGAGCCTATTTTCAAACAATCAGAAAAAAACAAAGTTTACGCGCCAGGACATAATTCATTCTTTAAATCTCCTGACGGAAAGGAAGACTGGATTTTGTATCATGCCAATTCAAACCCAGGAGAGGGATGCGGTAACAAAAGATCGCCAAGAATGCAAAAAATAGAATGGGACGCCAACGGTTTTCCAGTTTTGGGTGAGCCAGTTAGTGAAGGAATGCCATTGGCTATTCCGTCAAATTAA
- a CDS encoding glycoside hydrolase family 2 protein, producing the protein MRALKTTPNIDQNTIRIKAEANGAEKGDLVEISVFDNGKEIAKEKAVVGESNDIVLNNPKLWSPESPFLYQTKIRLISKNKVVDEVKSYFVMRKISSKRDENGIVRMQLNNKDYFQFGPLDQGWWPDGLYTAPTDEALKYDIVKTKELGFNMIRKHVKVEPERWYTHCDQLGILVWQDMPSGDDQPVWQNRKYFEGTELQRSAKSEEIYRKEWREIMDHLYSYPSIVVWVPFNEAWGQFKTVEITEWTKNHDSTRLINSASGGNHFQTGDILDLHNYPGPDMYLYDARRVTVLGEYGGIGLPLEGHLWRANDNWGYIKFKNEAEVTAEYKKYAETLRKYVKTGFSAAVYTQTTDVEGEVNGFMTYDRKVDKMDFKAVNKINTEVINALN; encoded by the coding sequence TTGCGAGCATTAAAAACAACGCCAAATATTGATCAAAATACGATTAGAATAAAAGCGGAGGCAAATGGAGCAGAAAAAGGAGATTTAGTTGAAATTTCTGTTTTCGATAACGGAAAAGAGATTGCTAAAGAAAAAGCGGTTGTAGGCGAAAGCAACGATATTGTTTTGAATAATCCGAAACTGTGGTCGCCTGAAAGCCCGTTTTTATATCAGACAAAAATTCGCTTAATCAGCAAAAACAAAGTGGTTGATGAGGTAAAGAGTTATTTTGTGATGCGAAAAATCTCTTCTAAACGCGATGAAAACGGAATCGTGAGAATGCAATTAAACAACAAAGATTATTTTCAATTCGGACCTCTTGACCAAGGTTGGTGGCCAGACGGATTGTATACAGCGCCAACTGATGAAGCTTTGAAATACGACATTGTTAAAACCAAAGAACTAGGATTTAATATGATTCGTAAACACGTAAAAGTCGAGCCGGAGCGCTGGTATACGCATTGCGATCAGTTAGGAATTTTGGTTTGGCAAGATATGCCAAGTGGAGACGATCAGCCAGTTTGGCAAAATAGAAAGTATTTTGAAGGAACAGAATTACAGCGTTCGGCAAAATCAGAAGAAATCTACAGAAAAGAGTGGCGTGAAATTATGGATCATCTGTATTCCTACCCAAGTATTGTGGTTTGGGTTCCGTTTAACGAAGCTTGGGGGCAATTTAAAACTGTTGAAATTACAGAATGGACCAAAAATCATGATTCAACGCGTCTGATTAATTCTGCAAGCGGAGGAAATCACTTTCAAACGGGCGATATTTTAGATTTACACAATTATCCTGGTCCAGATATGTATTTGTACGATGCTAGAAGAGTTACCGTCTTGGGAGAGTATGGCGGAATCGGTCTTCCGTTAGAAGGACATCTTTGGAGAGCAAATGACAACTGGGGATACATCAAATTTAAGAATGAGGCAGAAGTTACCGCCGAATACAAAAAGTACGCGGAAACGCTTCGAAAATACGTTAAAACGGGATTCTCGGCTGCAGTCTATACTCAAACAACCGATGTTGAAGGCGAAGTAAACGGTTTTATGACTTACGATAGAAAAGTAGATAAAATGGATTTTAAAGCTGTGAACAAAATTAATACGGAGGTTATCAATGCTTTGAATTAA
- a CDS encoding sugar-binding domain-containing protein, translated as MKRKSILFLALLSMFAVNAQWKPQGDKIKTKWAEQVDPKKTLPEYPRPIMERGQWKNLNGLWNYSIQEFGKAAPSKYDGQILVPFATESSLSGVMKEVGAKNELWYETQFSIESGWNGKNILLHFGAVDWKTEVFVNDVKVGSHTGGYTPFSFDITPFIQKGKNQKLVVKVWDPSNDGPQPRGKQVKNPEGIWYTPVTGIWQTVWIEPVNAKNIASIKNNAKY; from the coding sequence ATGAAAAGAAAAAGCATCCTTTTTTTAGCCTTGTTATCCATGTTTGCGGTAAATGCGCAATGGAAACCACAAGGTGATAAAATCAAGACCAAATGGGCAGAGCAGGTTGATCCGAAGAAAACTTTACCCGAATATCCCCGTCCGATTATGGAGCGCGGCCAATGGAAAAATCTGAATGGTTTGTGGAATTATAGCATTCAAGAATTTGGAAAAGCAGCGCCTTCAAAATATGACGGGCAGATTTTGGTTCCGTTTGCGACCGAATCGAGTTTGTCTGGCGTGATGAAAGAAGTTGGTGCTAAAAATGAACTTTGGTACGAAACTCAATTTTCGATTGAATCGGGCTGGAATGGAAAAAATATCCTTTTGCATTTTGGTGCTGTCGATTGGAAAACAGAAGTTTTTGTGAATGATGTAAAAGTGGGTTCGCATACGGGAGGTTATACGCCATTTTCGTTTGACATTACGCCATTCATCCAAAAAGGGAAAAATCAAAAGCTAGTTGTAAAAGTTTGGGATCCTTCCAACGATGGGCCTCAACCAAGAGGAAAACAAGTCAAAAATCCAGAAGGAATTTGGTACACGCCTGTTACCGGAATCTGGCAGACGGTTTGGATTGAGCCTGTAAATGCTAAAAACATTGCGAGCATTAAAAACAACGCCAAATATTGA
- a CDS encoding glycoside hydrolase family 43 protein, with product MKTIKNLFFLMMILVGFSAKAQQPDPPGQVKGSEKPKNEAYLFAHMTHNDYGRLYYSVSLDGLHWENLNNGKRVFEDYKGHPDICKGPDGKYYIAGNTGDDAKSINIWVSDDLITWKKHADYTPDLKSTPDYSNALQRIGAPKLYYDEPSQKFIMTWHTPHLEGTKEDGERYWASQRTLYVLSKDLKTFEGTPKRLFDWDMGTIDVFIRKVGDSYYAVIKDETYPTLYWTTGKTIRIAKSKNLLGPYSLPQQSISPNFREAPMLIPSPDDKIWYMYYEQYPGVSYGLSIADNLNGPWFQASGYTFFSDWDKYSLPEKVRHGCMITISKKEYDSLVKKFGLTKKL from the coding sequence ATGAAAACAATAAAGAACTTATTTTTTCTAATGATGATTCTGGTCGGTTTTTCTGCGAAAGCGCAACAGCCAGATCCTCCAGGACAGGTAAAAGGAAGCGAAAAACCAAAAAACGAAGCCTATCTTTTTGCACACATGACGCATAACGATTACGGCAGATTGTATTATTCTGTTAGTTTGGATGGACTTCATTGGGAAAATCTGAACAATGGAAAACGCGTTTTTGAAGATTATAAGGGACATCCCGATATCTGCAAAGGTCCAGACGGGAAATATTATATTGCTGGAAATACAGGAGACGATGCTAAAAGTATTAATATTTGGGTTTCGGATGATTTAATCACTTGGAAAAAACATGCTGATTATACGCCCGATTTAAAAAGTACGCCAGATTATTCAAACGCTTTACAGCGAATTGGTGCTCCAAAATTGTATTATGATGAACCTTCTCAAAAGTTCATCATGACTTGGCATACGCCACATTTAGAAGGAACAAAAGAAGACGGAGAACGTTATTGGGCAAGTCAGCGTACTTTGTATGTTTTGTCTAAAGATTTAAAAACTTTCGAAGGAACTCCAAAACGTTTATTCGATTGGGATATGGGAACGATTGATGTTTTTATTCGTAAAGTTGGCGATTCTTACTACGCCGTGATTAAAGACGAAACGTATCCAACTTTGTATTGGACAACCGGAAAAACCATTCGAATTGCCAAATCAAAAAATCTTTTAGGACCTTATTCTTTGCCCCAGCAATCTATCAGTCCAAACTTTAGAGAAGCGCCAATGCTAATTCCTTCTCCAGATGACAAAATATGGTACATGTATTACGAACAATATCCAGGTGTTTCCTACGGATTATCGATTGCAGATAACCTAAACGGACCTTGGTTTCAAGCCTCAGGCTACACTTTTTTCTCAGATTGGGACAAATACAGTCTTCCAGAAAAAGTACGCCACGGCTGCATGATTACAATCTCTAAAAAAGAATACGACAGTTTGGTGAAGAAATTCGGCCTTACGAAGAAGTTATAA
- a CDS encoding cellulase family glycosylhydrolase has product MKKVKLCLTFMLAGLVLLSRNNKKNNPEEKESEVASIEKREIWTKDQANKWYAEQPWLVGANYSPSTAINQLEMWQEDTFDPKRIDQELGWAEGLGMNVMRVYLHDLLHQQDAEGLYKRMDQFLEIADKHHIKTLFVLFDSCWDPFPALGKQRAPKPHTHNSGWVQAPGQKALQDKTQYPRLEKYVKETVSHFKDDKRILGWDVWNEPDNMTGPSYEKVEIKNKVDLILPLLKDVFAWARESNPSQPLTSGVWVGDWSDEAKMKPMHKMQIEQSDIVSFHNYNTPQDFEKVIKQLQRYGKPLICTEYMARPNGSTFEGFLPIARKYNVGMINWGFVDGKTQTKYAWDSWTKTYTAEPKLWFHDVLHTDGTPYIQAETDLIKKMTAEANKKN; this is encoded by the coding sequence ATGAAGAAAGTAAAATTGTGTCTGACATTTATGTTAGCAGGACTCGTATTGCTTAGTCGCAACAATAAAAAAAATAATCCTGAAGAAAAGGAAAGCGAAGTCGCCTCAATAGAAAAAAGAGAAATCTGGACAAAAGATCAGGCCAATAAATGGTACGCAGAACAGCCTTGGTTAGTTGGGGCAAATTATTCTCCTAGCACAGCTATAAATCAGTTAGAGATGTGGCAGGAAGATACTTTTGATCCAAAACGAATTGATCAGGAATTGGGCTGGGCCGAAGGTCTTGGCATGAATGTAATGCGCGTGTATTTGCATGATTTATTGCATCAGCAAGATGCAGAAGGACTTTACAAACGCATGGACCAATTTTTAGAAATTGCTGATAAACATCACATAAAAACCCTTTTTGTTTTGTTTGATTCTTGTTGGGATCCGTTTCCAGCTTTAGGAAAACAGCGTGCTCCAAAACCGCATACGCATAATTCAGGTTGGGTGCAAGCTCCGGGACAAAAGGCGCTTCAGGATAAAACACAATATCCGCGTTTAGAGAAATATGTAAAAGAAACGGTTTCTCATTTTAAAGATGACAAACGAATTTTAGGTTGGGATGTTTGGAACGAACCAGATAACATGACGGGACCATCTTACGAAAAAGTAGAAATTAAAAACAAAGTCGATTTGATTTTACCGCTTTTAAAAGATGTTTTTGCGTGGGCAAGAGAGAGCAATCCTTCTCAGCCATTGACTTCTGGCGTTTGGGTAGGAGATTGGAGCGACGAAGCGAAGATGAAACCAATGCACAAAATGCAGATCGAGCAGTCAGATATTGTTTCTTTCCACAATTACAACACGCCTCAGGATTTCGAAAAAGTAATCAAACAATTACAGCGCTATGGAAAACCATTAATCTGTACAGAATATATGGCAAGACCAAACGGAAGCACTTTTGAAGGGTTTCTTCCAATTGCTAGAAAATACAACGTAGGTATGATCAATTGGGGATTTGTAGACGGAAAAACACAAACGAAATACGCTTGGGACAGTTGGACAAAAACATACACAGCAGAGCCTAAACTTTGGTTTCATGATGTTTTACATACAGACGGAACGCCATATATTCAAGCTGAAACAGATTTGATTAAGAAAATGACTGCTGAGGCGAATAAGAAGAATTAG